A part of Brachybacterium faecium DSM 4810 genomic DNA contains:
- a CDS encoding uncharacterized conserved protein (PFAM: RmuC family), producing MLLLGLILGAALGALASWLVMRERARVAELRHHSSADSAGQLLRLADERHERDVARRDAAEEEREAELQRTLAPITATLTQLERSLARSEAARIDAEGALRSHLSQLAQRAQSLETGTSALTAALRAPTARGRWGEVQLRRIVEAAGMLEHVDFTEQLPGTRADGEKGQRPDLVVHLAGDRHVVIDAKAPMDAYLDATEETDPARAAARRKAHAKALRHHVGVVSSKAYWKALGDTPEFTVLFVPSDGVLAAALETDPELLEDAFARDVVIASPATLVALLRTVAHTWRTDALNRDAREVLDAGRELHHRLGTFTGHLGKVGRSLDSSVAAFNEAVGSLQSRVMVTARKFEELGLSGTGLDEVEQLTQRARTLDDAQIADLAGGAQASPPQRRGAPRAG from the coding sequence ATGCTCCTGCTGGGTCTGATCCTCGGCGCCGCGCTCGGCGCCCTGGCGAGCTGGCTGGTGATGCGCGAGCGCGCGCGGGTCGCCGAGCTGCGTCACCACTCCTCGGCGGATTCCGCCGGACAGCTGCTGCGGCTGGCCGATGAGCGCCACGAGCGGGACGTGGCGCGCCGCGATGCCGCCGAGGAGGAGCGTGAGGCGGAGCTGCAGCGCACCCTCGCCCCGATCACAGCCACCCTCACCCAGCTCGAGCGCTCACTGGCCCGCTCCGAGGCCGCGCGGATCGATGCCGAGGGGGCGCTGCGCTCTCATCTCAGCCAGCTCGCGCAGCGCGCCCAGTCGCTCGAGACGGGCACCAGCGCGCTCACCGCCGCGCTGCGGGCGCCGACGGCGCGCGGCCGATGGGGCGAGGTGCAGCTGCGGCGGATCGTCGAGGCCGCCGGGATGCTCGAGCATGTGGACTTCACCGAGCAGCTGCCCGGCACCCGGGCCGACGGCGAGAAGGGCCAGCGCCCTGACCTCGTCGTGCACCTGGCCGGGGACCGCCACGTGGTGATCGATGCGAAGGCCCCGATGGACGCATACCTCGACGCGACGGAGGAGACGGACCCTGCCCGTGCCGCGGCGCGGCGGAAGGCGCATGCGAAGGCGCTGCGTCATCACGTGGGTGTGGTCTCCTCCAAGGCATATTGGAAGGCGCTCGGGGACACTCCGGAGTTCACGGTGCTGTTCGTGCCGAGCGACGGGGTGCTCGCGGCTGCGCTGGAGACGGATCCCGAGCTCCTCGAGGACGCCTTCGCCAGGGACGTGGTGATCGCCTCGCCCGCCACGCTGGTGGCGCTGCTGCGCACCGTCGCCCACACCTGGCGCACGGACGCGCTGAACCGCGACGCGCGCGAGGTGCTGGACGCCGGGCGGGAGCTGCACCACCGCCTGGGCACCTTCACCGGTCACCTGGGCAAGGTGGGGCGTTCGCTGGATTCCTCGGTCGCCGCGTTCAACGAGGCCGTCGGCTCGCTGCAGTCCCGAGTCATGGTCACTGCGCGCAAGTTCGAGGAGCTGGGGCTCAGCGGCACCGGCTTGGACGAGGTCGAGCAGCTCACGCAGCGGGCACGCACCCTCGACGACGCCCAGATCGCGGACCTCGCGGGCGGGGCGCAGGCGTCACCCCCGCAGCGCCGGGGCGCACCGCGCGCCGGCTGA
- a CDS encoding 4-hydroxy-3-methylbut-2-enyl diphosphate reductase (PFAM: LytB protein~TIGRFAM: (E)-4-hydroxy-3-methyl-but-2-enyl pyrophosphate reductase (IPP and DMAPP forming)), which produces MGGVSTGTVLLAEPRGYCAGVDRAVVAVERALEHYDETIYVRHEIVHNKFVVDRLKEKGAVFVEEVDEIPEGSLVIFSAHGISPKVREMAEERNLRTIDATCPLVTKVHKEAVRFARQDYDILLVGHEGHEEVEGTAGEAPEHVQIVNSPDDVHKVTVRDPERVVWLSQTTLSVDETMETVDKLRERFPTLQSPPSDDICYATQNRQVAIKKIAPDADLVLVVGSPNSSNSVRLMEVAKEAGAKASHRIDSVHELQEEWFEGVETVGVTSGASVPDVLVQQLLNVLAERGYGDVKPVRTATEDLMFSLPRELRQEMKNRGATDSRKKPTGESATAES; this is translated from the coding sequence ATGGGAGGCGTGAGCACCGGAACCGTCCTTCTTGCCGAGCCGCGCGGCTACTGCGCCGGAGTCGATCGCGCCGTGGTCGCCGTCGAACGCGCCCTGGAGCACTACGACGAGACGATCTACGTCCGCCACGAGATCGTGCACAACAAGTTCGTGGTCGACCGGCTCAAGGAGAAGGGCGCCGTGTTCGTCGAGGAGGTCGACGAGATCCCCGAGGGGTCGCTGGTGATCTTCTCCGCCCACGGCATCTCCCCGAAGGTCCGCGAGATGGCCGAGGAGCGGAACCTGCGCACCATCGACGCCACCTGCCCGCTGGTCACCAAGGTCCACAAGGAGGCGGTGCGCTTCGCCCGCCAGGACTACGACATCCTGCTGGTGGGCCACGAAGGGCACGAAGAGGTCGAGGGCACGGCGGGGGAGGCCCCCGAGCACGTGCAGATCGTGAACTCGCCGGACGACGTCCACAAGGTCACCGTGCGCGACCCCGAGCGGGTCGTCTGGCTCTCGCAGACCACCCTCAGCGTCGACGAGACCATGGAGACCGTCGACAAGCTGCGCGAACGCTTCCCCACCCTGCAGTCGCCGCCCAGCGACGACATCTGCTACGCCACCCAGAACCGGCAGGTCGCGATCAAGAAGATCGCTCCGGACGCGGATCTGGTGCTGGTGGTCGGCTCCCCGAACTCCTCGAACTCCGTGCGTCTGATGGAGGTCGCGAAGGAGGCCGGCGCGAAGGCGTCCCACCGCATCGACTCGGTCCATGAGCTGCAGGAGGAGTGGTTCGAGGGCGTCGAGACCGTGGGCGTGACCTCCGGCGCCTCGGTCCCGGACGTGCTGGTCCAGCAGCTGCTGAACGTGCTGGCCGAGCGCGGCTACGGCGACGTGAAGCCGGTGCGCACCGCGACCGAGGACCTCATGTTCTCCCTCCCGCGCGAGCTGCGCCAGGAGATGAAGAACCGCGGCGCGACCGACAGCCGGAAGAAGCCCACCGGCGAGAGCGCCACCGCGGAGTCCTGA
- a CDS encoding Exodeoxyribonuclease VII large subunit (PFAM: OB-fold nucleic acid binding domain; Exonuclease VII, large subunit~TIGRFAM: exodeoxyribonuclease VII, large subunit) has protein sequence MTQTSPEPDAGGAAVPRPALAPTAAQTTAENPWPLRQLSVKVGEYVARMSPLWVEGEIVQLNRRPGAGLSFMTLRDVDVDMSFSVPVREHVLRALPVEPVAGARVVVHAKPTFWTKRGSLQLEADDIRPVGLGELLARLEQLKRVLAAEGLFASSRKQALPFLPRVVGLICGRESAAERDVVVNARRRWPAVQFEIREVAVQGARAVREVSAALRELDELAQVDVIIISRGGGSLEDLLPFSDEQLTRLVAGARTPIVSAIGHEVDTPLIDLAADVRASTPTDAAKRVVPDIVAEVEQLDLGRTRLRAAIRARIEREQSALDAMRSRPVLENPSTILAGRADEIRSRISLARTLIGSRLDRAADEVDHLGRQVRSLSPLATLERGYAVVQDAEGTIVREPEQSTVGQPLSVRVAGGRFGVERTTADPYQPPAHPAAPSAPVAADAADADGPAGPSGAADPARTTDPTTPSDPTTSSEES, from the coding sequence ATGACGCAGACCTCCCCCGAGCCGGATGCGGGCGGCGCCGCGGTGCCGCGGCCGGCGCTGGCCCCCACCGCCGCGCAGACCACGGCGGAGAATCCGTGGCCGCTCCGCCAGCTGTCGGTGAAGGTCGGCGAGTACGTGGCGCGGATGTCGCCGCTGTGGGTCGAGGGCGAGATCGTCCAGCTCAATCGTCGCCCCGGGGCGGGGCTGAGCTTCATGACCCTGCGGGACGTGGATGTGGACATGTCCTTCTCGGTGCCGGTCCGCGAGCACGTGCTGCGTGCGCTCCCGGTCGAGCCGGTCGCGGGGGCGCGGGTGGTCGTGCACGCCAAGCCGACGTTCTGGACCAAGCGCGGCAGCCTCCAGCTCGAGGCCGACGACATCCGCCCGGTGGGGCTCGGCGAGCTGCTGGCGCGGCTCGAGCAGCTCAAGCGGGTGCTCGCGGCGGAGGGGCTGTTCGCCTCCTCGCGCAAGCAGGCGCTGCCGTTCCTGCCGCGAGTGGTGGGGCTGATCTGCGGTCGCGAATCCGCGGCGGAGCGGGACGTGGTGGTCAACGCCCGTCGCCGCTGGCCGGCGGTCCAGTTCGAGATCCGCGAGGTCGCGGTGCAGGGGGCGCGCGCGGTGCGGGAGGTCTCCGCGGCGCTGCGCGAGCTCGACGAGCTCGCGCAGGTCGACGTCATCATCATCTCCCGCGGCGGCGGGTCCCTCGAGGATCTGCTCCCCTTCTCCGACGAGCAGCTCACGCGCCTGGTCGCGGGGGCGCGCACCCCGATCGTCTCCGCGATCGGCCACGAGGTGGACACCCCGCTGATCGACCTGGCGGCCGACGTGCGCGCCTCGACCCCCACGGACGCCGCCAAGCGGGTGGTCCCGGACATCGTCGCCGAGGTCGAGCAGCTCGATCTGGGGCGCACCCGGCTGCGGGCCGCGATCCGGGCCCGGATCGAGCGCGAGCAGTCGGCGCTGGATGCGATGCGTTCGCGGCCGGTGCTCGAGAACCCCTCGACCATCCTCGCCGGCCGTGCCGACGAGATCCGGTCCCGGATCTCGCTGGCCCGCACCCTGATCGGTTCGCGCCTGGACCGGGCGGCCGACGAGGTCGACCATCTGGGGCGCCAGGTGCGCTCCCTCAGCCCGCTGGCGACCCTCGAGCGCGGCTACGCCGTGGTCCAGGACGCGGAGGGCACCATCGTGCGCGAGCCCGAGCAGTCGACCGTCGGCCAGCCGCTGTCGGTGCGGGTGGCCGGTGGCCGCTTCGGCGTGGAGCGCACCACCGCCGATCCGTACCAGCCACCTGCCCACCCCGCTGCGCCCAGCGCCCCCGTCGCGGCCGATGCGGCCGATGCGGACGGCCCCGCCGGCCCGTCCGGTGCCGCCGACCCGGCCCGCACGACAGACCCGACCACCCCTTCTGACCCCACCACCTCGTCCGAGGAGTCCTGA
- a CDS encoding exodeoxyribonuclease VII, small subunit (PFAM: Exonuclease VII small subunit~TIGRFAM: exodeoxyribonuclease VII, small subunit): MSPSTDTSPSPAEGDPADAATVTPVEGEQPLPSDIAELSYEAARDQLVEVVRRLESGQGGLEDSIALWERGEMLARRCQQWLDGARERLDDAVAARRSADSDAQ, translated from the coding sequence ATGAGCCCCAGCACCGACACGTCCCCCAGCCCCGCCGAGGGCGATCCCGCGGACGCCGCGACCGTCACCCCCGTGGAGGGCGAGCAGCCGCTGCCGTCCGACATCGCGGAGCTGTCCTACGAGGCGGCGCGCGATCAGCTGGTCGAGGTGGTGCGGCGCCTGGAGTCCGGACAGGGAGGCCTCGAGGACTCGATCGCGCTGTGGGAGCGCGGGGAGATGCTCGCCCGCCGCTGCCAGCAGTGGCTCGACGGCGCTCGCGAGCGACTCGACGACGCGGTGGCCGCCCGCCGCTCCGCGGACTCCGACGCCCAGTAG
- a CDS encoding sugar kinase, ribokinase (PFAM: pfkB family carbohydrate kinase), whose translation MTARFLIAGEALTDIVIDAANTQREHPGGSPMNVAVALSRLGHEAHLLTRIGNDARGDAIRAHLDASGVQLTPGSSVEAATSTALARLDANGAATYEFDLLWDPRPAGLPEHVDAVHTSSIAAVLEPGAETVLDVLRRRRDGSTISYDPNARPTLMGEAETVRAQIEHTIALCDVVKASDEDVAWLYGTDDVEDVVASWRELGPALTVLTRGDEGAVGFAATGRVQVSPVVVDAVDTVGAGDTFSAGILDALAAKDLLGAEKRPALAAMPSDDVASVLRHAAALAAITVSRAGANPPWSHELS comes from the coding sequence GTGACTGCGAGATTCCTCATCGCCGGAGAAGCCCTCACCGACATCGTCATCGATGCCGCGAACACCCAGAGGGAGCATCCCGGCGGTTCCCCGATGAACGTGGCCGTTGCGCTCAGCCGCCTCGGCCACGAAGCCCACCTGCTCACCCGCATCGGCAACGATGCCCGTGGAGACGCGATCCGCGCGCACCTGGACGCCTCGGGCGTCCAGCTCACGCCGGGCAGCTCCGTGGAGGCGGCGACCTCCACCGCCCTGGCGCGCCTCGACGCGAACGGCGCGGCGACCTACGAGTTCGATCTGCTGTGGGACCCGCGCCCCGCGGGCCTGCCGGAGCACGTCGACGCCGTGCACACCTCCTCCATCGCGGCCGTGCTCGAGCCCGGCGCCGAGACGGTGCTCGACGTGCTGCGCCGCCGCCGCGACGGCTCGACCATCAGCTACGACCCCAACGCCCGGCCCACCCTGATGGGCGAGGCGGAGACCGTCCGCGCACAGATCGAGCACACGATCGCGCTGTGCGACGTCGTCAAGGCCTCCGACGAGGACGTGGCCTGGCTGTACGGCACCGACGATGTCGAGGACGTCGTCGCCTCCTGGCGCGAGCTCGGGCCGGCGCTGACCGTCCTGACCCGAGGCGACGAGGGTGCCGTCGGCTTCGCCGCGACGGGGCGCGTGCAGGTCTCCCCCGTCGTCGTCGACGCGGTCGACACCGTCGGCGCCGGCGACACCTTCTCCGCCGGCATCCTCGACGCGCTCGCGGCCAAGGACCTGCTGGGGGCGGAGAAGCGACCCGCGCTGGCCGCGATGCCCAGCGACGACGTCGCCTCCGTGCTGCGTCATGCCGCGGCCCTCGCCGCGATCACCGTCTCCCGCGCGGGCGCCAACCCGCCGTGGAGCCACGAGCTCTCCTGA
- a CDS encoding fumarase (PFAM: Fumarase C C-terminus; Lyase~TIGRFAM: fumarate hydratase, class II) → MNQSTPAQGYRIEHDTMGEVRVPASALYRAQTQRAVENFPISGQGLEPAHIHALAQVKKAAARANKDLGVLDGAIADAIVAAADAVIAGEHDDQFPVDTYQTGSGTSSNMNMNEVLATLATNSGVETHPNDHVNCSQSSNDVFPTSVHVAVTQGVVSTLLPALAHLAESLETKAEAWKSVVKSGRTHLMDATPVTLGQEFGGYAASIRYGIERVEAALPRTAEVPQGGTAVGTGINTPIGFPQKVIANLVEQTSLPLTEARDHFEAQSNRDGLVEMSGALRTIAVSLTKICNDVRWMGSGPNTGLGEIAIPDLQPGSSIMPGKVNPVIPEAVLMVCAKVVGNDAAIAWGGAQGSFELNVQIPLMGTSLLESIRLLANASTVLADKTVDGLVANEEKARFYAEASPSIVTPLNKLIGYENAAKIAKHAVAERISVREAVIALGFLERGELTEAQLDEALDVLSMTAPKA, encoded by the coding sequence ATGAACCAGTCCACGCCCGCACAGGGGTACCGGATCGAGCACGACACCATGGGTGAGGTGCGCGTCCCCGCCTCCGCGCTGTACCGGGCACAGACCCAGCGCGCGGTGGAGAACTTCCCCATCTCCGGCCAGGGCCTGGAGCCCGCGCACATCCACGCCCTCGCCCAGGTGAAGAAGGCCGCCGCCCGCGCCAACAAGGATCTCGGCGTGCTGGACGGCGCCATCGCCGACGCGATCGTCGCCGCCGCGGATGCCGTGATCGCCGGGGAGCACGACGACCAGTTCCCGGTGGACACCTACCAGACCGGCTCCGGCACCAGCTCGAACATGAACATGAACGAGGTGCTCGCGACCCTCGCCACCAACTCGGGCGTCGAGACCCACCCCAACGACCACGTGAACTGCTCGCAGTCCTCGAACGACGTGTTCCCCACCTCGGTGCACGTCGCGGTGACGCAGGGCGTCGTCTCCACCCTGCTGCCCGCGCTCGCCCACCTCGCCGAGTCCCTCGAGACCAAGGCCGAGGCGTGGAAGTCCGTGGTGAAGTCCGGCCGCACCCACCTCATGGACGCCACCCCCGTCACGCTCGGCCAGGAGTTCGGCGGCTACGCGGCCTCGATCCGCTACGGCATCGAGCGGGTGGAGGCGGCGCTGCCCCGCACCGCCGAGGTCCCCCAGGGCGGCACCGCCGTGGGCACCGGCATCAACACCCCGATCGGCTTCCCGCAGAAGGTCATCGCCAACCTCGTCGAGCAGACCTCCCTGCCGCTGACCGAGGCGCGCGACCACTTCGAGGCGCAGTCCAACCGGGACGGCCTGGTGGAGATGTCCGGCGCGCTGCGCACGATCGCCGTCTCGCTGACGAAGATCTGCAACGACGTGCGCTGGATGGGCTCGGGCCCGAACACCGGCCTCGGCGAGATCGCGATCCCGGACCTGCAGCCGGGCTCCTCGATCATGCCGGGCAAGGTCAACCCCGTGATCCCCGAGGCCGTGCTGATGGTGTGCGCGAAGGTGGTGGGCAACGACGCCGCGATCGCATGGGGCGGTGCACAGGGCTCCTTCGAGCTGAACGTGCAGATCCCGCTGATGGGCACCAGCCTGCTGGAGTCGATCCGTCTGCTCGCCAACGCCTCCACCGTGCTGGCCGACAAGACCGTCGACGGCCTGGTCGCCAACGAGGAGAAGGCCCGCTTCTACGCCGAGGCCTCCCCCTCGATCGTCACGCCGCTGAACAAACTCATCGGCTACGAGAACGCCGCGAAGATCGCCAAGCACGCCGTCGCCGAGCGCATCTCCGTGCGCGAGGCCGTGATCGCGCTGGGCTTCCTCGAGCGCGGCGAGCTCACCGAGGCACAGCTGGACGAGGCCCTGGACGTGCTGTCCATGACCGCGCCGAAGGCCTGA
- a CDS encoding PhoH family protein (PFAM: PhoH-like protein) encodes MLAEIETGVITYVLDTSVLLSDPQSLHRFAEHDIVLPIVVVTELEAKRHHPDLGYFARQALRILDDLRAQHGNLSRPLPIGKDGGHVHVELNHMSTASLPDGFRLGDNDTRILAVAKNLQHEGKNVVLVSKDLPMRIKASASGIHAEEYRAELARDRGYTGMVATTVGEQEMTDLYDGETLSLPEIAHLPVHTGLTITSPRGSALGRITREKQVTLVPGDQTVFGVSGRSAEQRVAIDLLQDESIGIVSLGGRAGTGKSALALCAGLEAVLERRTQRRIMVFRPLFAVGGQELGYLPGDQGEKMGPWGQAVFDTLGSMVSQNVIDEVLSRGMLEVLPLTHIRGRSLHDAFVIVDEAQSLERNVLLTMLSRIGQNSRVVLTHDVAQRDNLRIGRYDGIASVVEALKEKDLFAHVTLQRSERSKVAELVTHVLDEPLP; translated from the coding sequence ATGCTCGCCGAGATCGAGACCGGCGTGATCACCTACGTGCTGGACACCTCGGTGCTGCTCTCGGACCCGCAGTCCCTGCATCGCTTCGCCGAGCACGACATCGTGCTGCCGATCGTGGTGGTCACCGAGCTCGAGGCCAAGCGCCACCACCCCGACCTGGGGTACTTCGCACGCCAGGCCCTGCGCATCCTCGACGACCTGCGCGCCCAGCACGGCAACCTCTCCCGCCCGCTCCCGATCGGCAAGGACGGCGGCCACGTGCACGTCGAGCTCAACCACATGAGCACCGCCTCGCTGCCGGACGGCTTCCGCCTCGGCGACAACGACACCCGCATCCTCGCCGTCGCGAAGAACCTGCAGCACGAGGGCAAGAACGTGGTGCTCGTCTCGAAGGACCTGCCGATGCGGATCAAGGCGAGCGCTTCGGGGATCCACGCCGAGGAATACCGCGCCGAGCTCGCCCGCGACCGGGGCTACACCGGCATGGTCGCCACCACCGTCGGCGAGCAGGAGATGACCGACCTCTACGACGGGGAGACGCTCTCGCTGCCCGAGATCGCCCACCTGCCCGTCCACACGGGGCTGACGATCACCAGCCCGCGCGGCTCGGCGCTGGGCCGCATCACCCGCGAGAAGCAGGTGACGCTCGTGCCGGGAGACCAGACCGTCTTCGGGGTCTCCGGTCGCTCCGCCGAACAGCGGGTCGCGATCGACCTGCTGCAGGACGAGTCCATCGGCATCGTCTCCCTCGGCGGCCGCGCCGGCACCGGCAAGAGCGCCCTGGCCCTCTGCGCCGGCCTCGAAGCGGTCCTCGAGCGGCGCACCCAGCGCCGCATCATGGTGTTCCGGCCGCTGTTCGCCGTCGGCGGCCAGGAGCTGGGCTACCTGCCCGGTGACCAGGGCGAGAAGATGGGGCCGTGGGGCCAGGCCGTGTTCGACACCCTCGGCTCGATGGTCTCCCAGAACGTGATCGACGAGGTGCTCTCCCGCGGCATGCTCGAGGTGCTGCCGCTGACGCACATCCGCGGCCGCTCCCTCCACGACGCCTTCGTGATCGTCGACGAGGCGCAGTCGCTCGAGCGCAACGTGCTGCTGACCATGCTCTCCCGCATCGGGCAGAACTCCCGCGTGGTGCTCACCCACGACGTCGCCCAGCGCGACAACCTCCGCATCGGCCGCTACGACGGCATCGCCTCCGTGGTCGAGGCGCTCAAGGAGAAGGACCTCTTCGCCCACGTCACGCTGCAGCGCTCCGAACGGTCCAAGGTCGCCGAGCTCGTCACCCACGTGCTGGACGAGCCCCTCCCCTGA
- a CDS encoding Undecaprenyl pyrophosphate synthetase (PFAM: Putative undecaprenyl diphosphate synthase~TIGRFAM: undecaprenyl diphosphate synthase), with protein MDDDGLLYRVYERRLTRELEAFDLPQHLGVIVDGNRRWAKEAGETTEHGHRVGAAKILEFLSWCDDLDIPLVTVWMLSTDNLRRPPEELTALYEIIGATIGRIIDAGYCVRLTGNAEALPQEMRADISREQEQTAPESRLTVNVAIGYGGREEIVDAVQELVRDLAAQGLDGDGIAAGISIGSIAEHLYTRGQPDPDLIIRTSGEQRLSGFLLWQSVHSEYWFCETYWPGFRRVDLLRALRDFCRRERRFGV; from the coding sequence ATGGATGACGACGGCCTTCTGTACCGCGTCTACGAACGCCGACTCACCCGGGAGCTCGAGGCCTTCGACCTCCCGCAGCACCTGGGTGTGATCGTGGACGGGAACCGCCGCTGGGCGAAGGAGGCGGGGGAGACCACCGAGCACGGCCATCGCGTCGGCGCCGCGAAGATCCTCGAGTTCCTCTCCTGGTGCGACGACCTCGACATCCCGCTGGTCACCGTGTGGATGCTGTCCACCGACAACCTGCGCCGCCCGCCCGAGGAGCTCACCGCCCTCTACGAGATCATCGGCGCCACCATCGGCCGGATCATCGACGCCGGCTACTGCGTGCGGCTGACGGGCAACGCCGAGGCGCTGCCGCAGGAGATGCGCGCCGACATCAGCCGCGAGCAGGAGCAGACCGCCCCCGAATCGCGGCTCACCGTCAACGTGGCCATCGGCTACGGCGGGCGCGAGGAGATCGTCGACGCGGTGCAGGAGCTGGTGCGGGACCTCGCCGCGCAGGGCCTGGACGGCGACGGGATCGCCGCGGGCATCAGCATCGGCTCGATCGCCGAGCACCTCTACACCCGCGGCCAGCCGGACCCGGACCTCATCATCCGCACCTCCGGCGAGCAGCGGCTCTCCGGCTTCCTGCTGTGGCAGTCGGTGCACTCCGAGTACTGGTTCTGCGAGACCTACTGGCCCGGCTTCCGCCGTGTGGACCTGCTGCGCGCGCTGCGCGACTTCTGCCGGCGCGAGCGTCGCTTCGGCGTCTGA
- a CDS encoding predicted membrane protein, hemolysin III (PFAM: Haemolysin-III related~TIGRFAM: channel protein, hemolysin III family) yields MDNGHHRDARAQGAFTSEEEVEAAEAVAESGGTRLPSDDDLPTAETFPFAPRTLTRAMARRATQLGLQLPKPRLRGMLHLIAFPTTLVIGLLLVAVGETFATRLACAVFVLTAGMLFGISAVYHRGTWTPQRAIMLRRFDHANIFLIIAGTYTPIAVTLLAPRQALTLLLIAWGGALVGVCFRLFWTAAPRWIYVPAYIALGWVAVFYMPALHAGGGWPVVWLLVIGGLAYTAGAVMYALKRPNPSPAWFGFHEIFHAGTLIGFGCHFAAVAVAVL; encoded by the coding sequence ATGGACAACGGACATCACCGGGACGCCCGCGCACAGGGCGCGTTCACCTCGGAGGAAGAGGTCGAGGCCGCGGAGGCGGTCGCGGAGAGCGGCGGCACCCGGCTGCCGTCCGACGACGACCTGCCCACCGCCGAGACGTTCCCCTTCGCCCCGCGCACCCTCACCCGGGCGATGGCGCGGCGCGCCACGCAGCTGGGGCTGCAGCTGCCCAAGCCCCGGCTGCGCGGCATGCTGCACCTGATCGCCTTCCCCACCACGCTGGTGATCGGGCTGCTGCTGGTCGCGGTGGGCGAGACCTTCGCGACGCGACTGGCCTGCGCGGTGTTCGTGCTGACCGCGGGGATGCTCTTCGGCATCAGCGCCGTCTACCACCGCGGCACCTGGACCCCGCAGCGGGCGATCATGCTGCGCCGCTTCGACCACGCGAACATCTTCCTCATCATCGCCGGCACCTACACCCCGATCGCGGTGACCCTGCTGGCGCCCCGCCAGGCGCTCACGCTGCTGCTCATCGCCTGGGGCGGCGCACTGGTGGGCGTGTGCTTCCGGCTGTTCTGGACCGCGGCCCCGCGCTGGATCTATGTGCCCGCGTACATCGCTCTGGGCTGGGTGGCGGTGTTCTACATGCCCGCGCTGCATGCCGGGGGCGGCTGGCCCGTGGTGTGGCTGCTGGTGATCGGCGGCCTCGCCTACACCGCCGGTGCGGTGATGTATGCGCTCAAGCGCCCCAATCCCTCACCGGCATGGTTCGGCTTCCACGAGATCTTCCATGCGGGCACGCTGATCGGCTTCGGCTGTCACTTCGCCGCCGTGGCCGTCGCGGTGCTCTGA
- a CDS encoding mycothiol conjugate amidase Mca (PFAM: GlcNAc-PI de-N-acetylase~TIGRFAM: mycothiol conjugate amidase Mca) has product MTVQLPAPDEPLRMVAVHAHPDDESSKGAGSTARYVREGAQVTVITCTGGERGDVLNPRLRDDPSVTVEALPEIRRQEMARAQEILGVDHEWLGFIDSGLPEGDPLPPLPAGSFATLPVEEAARPLVEAVRRLRPHVMTTYDENGGYPHPDHIQTNRISLAAFDLAADPQFAPELGEPWAIAKLYYINGFHRQRFAAVSRHLRSEGTPNEMLDQMLQHYDESHDRLLTTRIDVRDYLAIRDDALRAHATQVDPEGPFFRISHEAETAAWGTEDYELHISRIPVKLPEDDLFAGLRRERVEARP; this is encoded by the coding sequence GTGACCGTCCAGCTGCCCGCCCCTGATGAGCCCCTGCGGATGGTGGCCGTCCACGCGCACCCGGATGATGAATCCTCCAAGGGGGCCGGGTCGACCGCGAGGTACGTGCGCGAGGGTGCCCAGGTCACGGTCATCACCTGCACCGGCGGCGAACGCGGGGACGTGCTGAACCCGCGTCTGCGCGACGACCCATCGGTGACCGTCGAGGCGCTGCCCGAGATCCGGCGCCAGGAGATGGCGCGCGCCCAGGAGATCCTCGGCGTGGATCACGAGTGGCTCGGCTTCATCGATTCCGGCCTGCCGGAGGGCGACCCGCTGCCGCCCCTGCCGGCCGGCAGCTTCGCGACGCTCCCCGTCGAGGAGGCCGCACGCCCCCTGGTGGAGGCCGTGCGCCGCCTGCGCCCCCACGTGATGACCACGTACGACGAGAACGGCGGGTACCCGCACCCCGACCACATCCAGACCAACCGCATCAGCCTGGCCGCCTTCGACCTCGCCGCGGATCCGCAGTTCGCGCCCGAGCTCGGCGAGCCGTGGGCGATCGCGAAGCTGTACTACATCAACGGCTTCCACCGCCAGCGCTTCGCCGCGGTGAGCCGGCACCTGCGGTCCGAGGGCACGCCCAACGAGATGCTCGACCAGATGCTCCAGCATTACGACGAGAGCCATGACCGGCTGCTCACCACCCGCATCGACGTGCGCGACTATCTCGCGATCCGCGACGACGCGCTGCGCGCCCACGCCACGCAGGTCGACCCCGAGGGGCCGTTCTTCCGCATCTCCCACGAGGCCGAGACCGCGGCCTGGGGCACCGAGGACTACGAGCTGCACATCTCCCGCATCCCCGTGAAGCTGCCCGAGGACGATCTCTTCGCCGGCCTGCGCCGCGAGCGCGTCGAGGCCCGCCCGTGA